In Brachypodium distachyon strain Bd21 chromosome 2, Brachypodium_distachyon_v3.0, whole genome shotgun sequence, one genomic interval encodes:
- the LOC100838283 gene encoding NEDD8-activating enzyme E1 catalytic subunit: MASPDAEAPPPTEPERWRDLDILLSRPGNLVHATFQPSPGLRDDIGSFVEVLVVGAGGLGCELLKDLALSGFKNLHVIDMDTIDVSNLNRQFLFRVQDVGKPKAEVAAKRVMERVSGVNIVPHFCRIEDKELEFYNQFQIIVLGLDSIEARSYINSVACGFLEYDSDDKPIPKTAKPMVDGGTEGFKGHARVIMPGTTPCFECNIWLFPPQVKFPLCTLAETPRTAAHCIEYAHLIKWDEVHTGKPFDADNAEHMQWIYSEALQRAELFGISGVTYSLTQGVVKNIIPAIASTNAIISAACALEALKLVSGCSKSVLNYLTYNGLVGTHIKVTEFVRDTDCLVCGPGTLIELDTSSTLSEFIKMLEKHPKLLMSKASVTHEGNNLYMQSPEVLEQMTRQNLSIPMFELLKGASFVTVHVSGMAESNGNKVSSLRKLRVLFKGVEEASKMDTTESS, translated from the exons ATGGCTTCCCCCGACGcagaggcgccgccgccgacggagccCGAGAGGTGGAGGGACCTGGACATCCTACTCTcccgtcccggcaacctcGTCCACGCCACCTTCCAGCCCAGCCCCGGG CTGCGAGACGACATCGGGAGCTTCGTTGAggtgctggtggtgggggCGGGCGGGCTGGGGTGCGAGCTCCTCAAGGACCTCGCCCTCTCCGGGTTCAAGAACCTGCACGTCATCGACATGGACACCATCGACGTCTCCAACCTCAACCGGCAGTTCCTCTTCAG GGTTCAAGATGTTGGGAAGCCCAAGGCTGAAGTAGCTGCAAAGAGGGTTATGGAGCGAGTTAGCGGAGTGAACATTGTGCCCCATTTTTGTAGGATTGAAGATAAAGAGCTAGAGTTCTATAATCAGTTTCAAATAATTGTCCTCGGTCTGGATTCAATTGAAGCTCGGAGCTATATCAATTCTGTGGCTTGTGGTTTCTTAG AGTATGACTCAGATGACAAACCAATCCCAAAAACGGCTAAACCTATGGTAGATGGTGGGACGGAAGGTTTCAAAGGTCACGCTAGAGTCATTATGCCAGGGACAACACCTTGCTTTGAATGCAACATATGGCTTTTTCCTCCCCAGGTCAAGTTTCCCTTGTGTACCCTCGCCGAGACTCCGAGAACTGCAGCTCATTGCATTGAGTATGCTCATTTGATCAAATGGGATGAG GTTCACACTGGAAAACCTTTTGATGCTGATAATGCTGAACATATGCAATGGATTTATTCAGAG GCTTTACAAAGAGCAGAACTTTTTGGTATTTCCGGAGTTACGTATTCTTTGACTCAG GGTGTTGTTAAGAATATCATCCCAGCCATTGCTTCAACAAATGCAATTATTTCTGCCGCTTGTGCATTGGAAGCTTTGAAGCTTGTCTCTGGCTGCAGCAAAAGTGTGTTAAACTATCTCAC GTACAATGGTCTTGTAGGAACTCATATTAAAGTAACGGAGTTTGTTAGAGACACGGACTGCCTTGTATGTGGACCTGGTACCCTCATTGAGCTGGACACATCATCTACTCTGTCAGAG TTCATCAAGATGCTTGAGAAACACCCCAAACTGCTGATGTCAAAAGCTAGTGTGACGCACGAAGGCAACAACCTGTACATGCAGTCGCCGGAAGTGCTCGAGCAGATGACGCGGCAAAACCTGAGCATCCCCATGTTTGAGCTCCTTAAAGGAGCCTCGTTTGTAACCGTTCATGTTTCAGGTATGGCGGAGAGCAATGGGAATAAAGTGTCATCTCTGAGGAAGCTGCGCGTCCTTTTCAAAGGCGTCGAGGAAGCTTCGAAAATGGATACAACTGAGAGCTCGTGA
- the LOC100845483 gene encoding uncharacterized protein LOC100845483 gives MTQKQTMFKGQTKKKSIPPSRHGKAPHIRKGKRAVKPTKCTKDMDADKELTKFINHANEIKAANIASKQGGDLSIVKQDADTSNSKQ, from the exons ATGACGCAGAAGCAGACCATGTTCAAGGGGCAGACCAAGAAGAAGTCCATCCCTCCCAGCCGCCACGGCAAGGCGCCCCACATCCGCAAAG GGAAGAGGGCCGTGAAGCCGACCAAGTGCACCAAGGACATGGACGCCGACAAG GAACTCACAAAGTTCATCAACCACGCCAATGAAATAAAAGCTGCAAATATTGCTAGCAAACAAGGCGGTGACCTCAGCATAGTGAAGCAGGACGCCGATACTTCCAATTCAAAGCAGTAG